In the genome of Plasmodium yoelii strain 17X genome assembly, chromosome: 14, one region contains:
- a CDS encoding sodium/hydrogen exchanger protein has translation MPNLKLIKYNKKTKKKSQYFFSYIKKYRNFILLKLILLFFLLKNGESTNEVKNHDVVIQSRKVNNSICFEPQNYYGRENYNIIEQNLHIGEKNQNGGTKCTEKGISYYDKIINKFKVAYEELWYLDFPTEYDIDLTTYVNKKSIKYDTLKKNRILEESKYPQKIKVSELKDICNTEIDNFEVGQNGLSTVSDSISEGILFYCFIFISATMIQFFLSKINKLSIPVSVIWFLYGMCTYGIAKNFNMFEENALHKSIINARNIDASILYFILLPILLYEATQDINYYAFKNFIYGGIALAVVGVALQVAILGVLFYYTFMYKQEQSPLSSSFLLASILSSTDPVAVLSILLVVDAPTKISSMFHVESLINDGSSVLLFQFFFYLTIGYKANASQYIILFVKLLFLSPVFGIGMAILTFIWMNMFRKYYYNQCLATITMCYLCYFISEYCFNLSGPLSIVCYGLFINAYGHIALDEIAQRKHKEIVEVLALMGNSSIFIISGIITVGMMENVFRDNLQFLVYIILTYLFLLVARAIMILLFTPFLSRIGYPINWKEILLLIWGGLRGGIVLVLGLRIEAENKINDKLTTELAYYISGSVLLILTIQGLTFECLYKMLNIYPPNPFRIVYLEKVLKMIDYNFSIRKKNLKNYWLFNDTNILYFSNKIVPELYWRKMNKYGEFDLGLPDIYACLQDISACDISAWERYTDSQTAIDNLSEQFSKDNMNIPSKSPNKTSPSTINHGTEVNINNKAQTSRNLKEKEMRGNDNINNDSNILRDDTNILENSSDEKTQKKNNKKKNEFNELKNTKNNYLYIEDDDNSDEYSYTNKGEINRIKSYYGNDINSKGYHNVIGYNDWINNGRNDNKKGRRSSSMKNKVGDFMTRRRKNYSNIYKNEMRINVIRNNYNSNDEDDNNFNMQNNSISRNNIYPNSNENSEIDSVITDNVEAYKKIKNLNVFNYDKISIKTYDRLINKMNYREFKRIRDNRDHFTVIDNIVDNKDNKEDNFDPKYNLRLIEHATDLPKTLSDNYLVKKNTYNINKQDSDSKNPENNDKQKKKNNFLIINNDNNKRGSDSKSEHTNENESNCLEERKNSQADYSKGNINNDDINKKKENILADIKDLGILPNINSDNTINLRNLHKGENELIMNDDFVIKIQKDPLKGEGKIDFKEINSRKKKNLEKDQIEKYNVDDESDNYNDTNNIILNDCDDKCDDNITNKSKVENKNNENQNDEYLTYQNLFTLDTNGKRISSFFNNNYRKDSYIMNHKKKPFGIKISTKNTNEKRISIFNSDVDNKGDKYGNKKGRCSTNSGIFNLLMCKPRKKRNDYTGAKSDLNEKNIEENEPNMENCDYINNNEDNNIDDNFMIFRYDTDQTINFEYVKDKYHKNNSAFYRFLRRPKIKIQSKQFDQIRRSRSHENYRKNKDKYGKLKDGVFHSYRKQIIRKEREGELYIMIFNTCKELYKKLYVNGFISGECLLTLNSILDLSADFALKKVKMNPIRAWADAFNKNNNNKNKKKAKYLDHRNGFEYEFTVLLSKLKFNKKNSFFCSPKVLNIFLIYEYCMNDLQIILAYVDVHQCTLDKGGITMKLLLGKNLLKSYYRNIKLAKGLIPLLVNKYKDVVKYCLIKIGADMLMHLKKMIVNEQVANGLLLTQDNEKLNYIFDEQKVKINRYRPYLHYIFKRNLFKLFVK, from the exons ATGCCCAACTTAAAGttgattaaatataacaaaaaaactaaaaaaaaaagtcaatatttttttagttatatcaaaaaatatagaaattttatattattaaaattaattttattattttttttattaaaaaatggagaaaGTACAAATGAAGTAAAAAACCACGATGTAGTAATACAATCAAGGAAGGTAAACAATAGTATTTGTTTCGAAccacaaaattattatggaagagaaaattataatatcatAGAACAAAATTTACATATAGGagaaaaaaatcaaaatggAGGCACCAAATGCACAGAGAAGGGTATAAGctattatgataaaattattaataaatttaaagtaGCATATGAAGAATTATGGTATTTAGATTTTCCCACAGAATATGATATTGATTTAACAAcgtatgttaataaaaagtCAATAAAGTATGATACGTTAAAAAAGAATCGGATTTTAGAAGAAAGCAAATATCCACAAAAGATAAAAGTAAGTGAATTAAAAGATATATGTAATACTGAAATTGATAATTTCGAAGTAGGACAAAATGGATTATCAACAGTATCCGATTCAATATCAGAAGGTATACTATTTTATtgctttatatttatatctgcTACAAtgatacaattttttttatcaaaaataaataagttaAGTATTCCAGTATCTGTGATATGGTTTTTGTACGGAATGTGCACATATGGAATAgctaaaaattttaatatgtttGAAGAAAACGCTTTACATAAATCTATAATTAATGCAAGGAATATTGATGCgtcaattttatattttatattattacctatattattatacgaAGCTACTCAagatattaattattatgcttttaaaaattttatatatgggGGTATAGCACTAGCTGTTGTTGGTGTAGCATTACAAGTAGCCATATTAggtgttttattttattacacaTTTATGTATAAACAAGAGCAATCTCCATTGTCTAGTAGTTTTTTGTTAGCTTCTATATTATCGTCTACAGATCCGGTTGCAGTcttatcaattttattagtAGTTGATGCGCCTACAAAAATAAGTTCAATGTTTCATGTAGAATCGCTGATAAATGATGGTAGTTCcgtattattatttcaattttttttttatttaacaatTGGATATAAGGCGAACGCATCTCAATATATTATTCTTTTTGTAAAGTTACTATTTTTAAGTCCTGTATTTGGTATTGGTATGGCAATATTAACATTTATATGGATGAATATGTTTaggaaatattattataatcaatGTTTGGCTACAATAACAATGTgttatttatgttattttatttctgaATATTGCTTTAATTTATCTGGACCATTATCTATAGTTTGTTATggattatttattaatgcATATGGGCATATAGCTTTAGATGAAATAGCACAAAGAAAACATAAAGAAATTGTCGAGGTATTAGCACTTATGGGTAATTcaagtatttttattatatcagGAATAATAACTGTTGGAATGATGGAAAATGTATTTAGAGAtaatttacaatttttagtatatataatattaacatatttatttttattagttgCTAGGGCAATaatgatattattatttacacCATTTTTATCAAGAATTGGTTATCCAATAAATTGGaaagaaatattattattaatatggGGGGGTTTAAGAGGTGGTATAGTTTTAGTTTTAGGTTTACGTATAGAAgctgaaaataaaataaatgacaaaTTAACAACAGAATTAGCCTATTACATTAGTGGAAgtgtattattaatattaaccATACAAGGTTTGACATTTGaatgtttatataaaatgttaaatatttatCCCCCCAATCCATTTCGAATTGTATATTTAGAAAAGGTTTTAAAAATGATTGATTATAACTTTtctattagaaaaaaaaatttgaaaaattattggCTTTTTaatgatacaaatatattatatttttcaaataaaattgtTCCTGAATTATATTGgagaaaaatgaataaatatggAGAGTTTGATTTGGGCTTACCagatatatatgcatgtttACAAGATATCAGTGCGTGCGATATTTCGGCATGGGAGCGTTACACTGATTCTCAAACAGCAATAGATAATTTGAGCGAACAATTTTCTAAagataatatgaatataccAAGCAAGTCTCCTAACAAAACATCACCTAGCACAATAAATCACGGAACAGAggttaatataaataataaagcgCAAACTAGTCgtaatttaaaagaaaaggaAATGCGTGgaaatgataatattaataacgACTCTAATATTTTAAGAGATGATACAAACATTTTGGAAAATAGTTCAGATGAAAaaactcaaaaaaaaaataataaaaagaaaaacgaATTTAATGAGTTaaaaaatacgaaaaataattatttatatattgaagatgatgataataGTGATGAATATAGTTATACAAATAAAGGAGAAATAAATAGAATAAAAAGTTATTATGGCAATGACATTAATAGTAAAGGATATCATAACGTGATTGGATACAATGATTGGATTAATAATGGTAGAAATGATAATAAGAAAGGAAGAAGAAGCTCAAGTATGAAGAATAAAGTAGGGGATTTTATGACTAGAAGAAGGaaaaattatagtaatatatataaaaatgaaatgagAATAAATGTTATTCGAAACAATTATAATAGTAATGATGAAGACGACAATAATTTTAACATGCAAAATAATTCTATATCgagaaataatatatatccaaaTTCAAATGAAAATTCAGAAATCGATTCAGTAATTACTGATAACGTTGaagcatataaaaaaattaaaaacttAAACGTATTcaattatgataaaatttcAATTAAAACGTATGACcgattaataaataaaatgaattatagAGAATTTAAAAGAATTCGCGATAATAGAGATCATTTTACAGTTATCGATAATATCGTTGACAATAAGGATAATAAAGAAGATAATTTTGATCCTAAATATAACCTAAGATTAATTGAGCATGCTACAGATTTGCCCAAAACATTGAGTGATAATTACCtcgttaaaaaaaatacatacaaCATAAATAAACAAGATAGTGATTCAAAAAATcctgaaaataatgataaacaaaaaaagaaaaacaattttcttatcattaataatgataacaATAAGAGGGGAAGCGATAGTAAGAGTGAACACACAAATGAAAACGAATCAAATTGTCTCgaagaaagaaaaaattcTCAAGCGGATTATTCAAAGGGAAATATAAACaatgatgatataaataagaagaaagaaaatatattagctGATATTAAGGACCTCGGCATTTTACcaaatataaatagtgataataCTATAAATTTAAGAAATTTACACAAAGGTgaaaatgaattaataatGAATGATGATTTTGTTATCAAAATTCAAAAGGATCCTTTGAAGGGTGAAGGAAAAATTGattttaaagaaataaactcaagaaaaaaaaaaaatcttgAAAAAGATCAAATTGAAAAATACAATGTAGATGATGAATCGGATAACTATAATGATACTAATAATATCATATTAAACGATTGTGATGATAAATGTGATGATAATATTACAAATAAATCTAAAGTAGAAAATAAGAACAATGAAAACCAAAACGATGAATATTTAACGTATCAAAACTTATTTACCTTAGATACTAATGGTAAAAGAATAtcgtcattttttaataataattatcgTAAAGATAGTTATATAAtgaatcataaaaaaaaaccttTTGGAATTAAGATTTCTACAAAGAACACGAATGAAAAAAGGATATCAATATTTAATAGTGATGTAGATAATAAAGGTGATAAATATGGTAATAAAAAAGGTAGGTGTTCAACAAATAGTggtatatttaatttattaatgtgTAAACCTCGAAAAAAGCGAAATGATTATACTGGTGCAAAAAGtgatttaaatgaaaaaaatattgaagaaaatgaacCAAATATGGAGAATTgtgattatataaataataatgaagataataatatCGATGATAATTTCATGATATTTAGATATGATACAGACCAAACaataaattttgaatatGTTAAAGataaatatcataaaaataatagtgcATTTTATCGATTTTTAAGGAgaccaaaaataaaaattcaaagtAAACAATTTGATCAAATAAGAAGATCAAGAAGCCATGAAAATTatcgaaaaaataaagataaatatGGTAAATTAAAAGATGGTGTATTTCATTCTTATAGAAAACAAATCATTAGAAAAGAAAGGGAAGgagaattatatattatgatatttaATACATGTAAAGAATTGTACAAAAAATTGTATGTAAATGGATTTATATCTGGTGAATGTTTATTAACACTAAATTCAATCTTAGATTTATCTGCTGATTTCGCTTTAAAAAAAGTCAAGATGAATCCAATAAGAGCCTGGGCAGATgcttttaataaaaataacaataataaaaataaaaaaaaagcaaaatacCTTGATCATAGAAATGGTTTTGAATACGAATTTACtgtattattatcaaaattaaaatttaataaaaaaaatagttttttCTGCTCACctaaagtattaaatatatttcttatttATGAATATTGTATGAATGATTTACAAATTATATTGGCATATGTTGATGTTCATCAATGTACATTAGATAAAGGAGGAATAACcatgaaattattattaggGAAAAATTTACTAAAAAGCTATTACAGAAACATAAAACTTGCAAAAGGTCTTATTCCTCTTcttgttaataaatataaagacGTGGTTAAGTATTGCCTTATAAAAATAGGAGCAGATATGCTTATGCACTTGAAGAAAATG ATTGTTAATGAGCAAGTGGCCAATGGATTATTGTTAACGCAAGATAATGagaaattaaattatatttttgatgaACAAAAAGTAAAGATAAATCGATACAGGCCATATctacattatatttttaaaaggaACTTATTTAAGTTGTTTGTTAAGTAA